ACAAGGTTCTTAGCCTTTTCAGTACCGTGGTAGAAGTAAGTAAGGATGAGGCCGATAGCCCCGATATAGATATGGCCCATTTTATGGCCGCCGACCATACGGTAGACAGGACAAACGTTGGCGCATGCGCCACAGCGTACGCAGCGGTGAACCTGAGAGAACACCGGGTCCTTTGCGAGAGCGCGTCTTCCATTGTCCAAAAACACGAAGTGCACTTTCTTCCTGTCATCCTCAGCCGCGGCACACTCGTTGGACCCGGTGATCCAGGTAACATAAGAGGTGATCGCCTGCCCGGTAGCATTACGGGGCAGTGCTTTCAGAACGCGCAGAGCATCATGAAGCTTAGGGGTCAGTTTATCGAGCCCCATGAGAGCCACATGAACTCTGGGCAGAGTGGTAACCAGTCGGGCGTTACCTTCGTTGGTAACAAGACCGATGGAACCGGTTTCAGCGATAGCAAAGTTACCGCCGGAGATACCCATATCGGCATCAACAAATTCCTGGCGAAGTTCGCGGCGGGCAACCTTAACAAGTGCCTGAACATCGTCACCCTGCTTCTGGCCGGTCACGTCAGAGAAAAGGTCACTGACCTGATGACGGGAAAGGTGGATAGCAGGCATAACCATGTGAGAAGGACCTTCTTTACGCATCTGGATGATCCACTCACCGAGGTCAGTTTCAACCACTTTGAGGTTCAGATCATCTTCGAGGTGGTGGTTAAGCAGGGTCTCTTCCGCAGTCATAGACTTGGATTTAACGATGGTCTTACAGTTTTCATCCATTGCGATGCGGCCGATGATTTCATTGGCTTCTTTAGCATCTTTGGCAAGGTGAACAACTGCACCGCGCTTTTCAGCTTCTTCCTTGAACTGGGCAAAAAGTTCGTCCAGTCTGGATGCGGCAGCGTCTTTGGCATCAGCGATTTCGCGGATCAGAGCTTTTTCATCCATATCTTTGAACGCATTTGCACGGCTGCCGCGGTAGGCAACAGCAAAATTGTCCATTGCAGTTCTCAAGAAATCATTATCAAGGGATTCCCTGATCTCTTTTCTATATTCTTTAAGATTTTTAGCGTCCTGCATGATTAGCCCTCCAGAAGAAGAATATGAAGTTCAAGGGGACCGTGTACGCCGATGGCGAGAACGCGCTCAATATCGGCAGTACGGCTGGCACCGGTGATGAATGCGGTGTAGTCGCCTTTCATCATGTTGCCTTCCATCCATGATTCGAGATCGTAAGAGTTATCCACAAGTTTGGACTTGGGCAGAACTGCTACGTGTACTTCACTGATCATGGTGGCCAGTCTCAATTCTTCATTGGGACAGTTGAGAACGACAGTACCGGTCTCGGCAATACCGTGGTCAACACGGGTAAACGCGATATCAATACCGCCGAGATGGTTGCGGACGCTGTCTTTAATCAGAGTAAAACCGTTTTCTTCACATTGTTTTTCCAGCGCGGCGGCCTCTTTCTTGGCCAGAGCAGGAGCTACAATGGTTTTGCCGGTCTTGGTTGCACAGAGCTGCTCAGCAGTGTTGGAGAGGTTCTGTTCACAACCGGAAATAAGCATTTTACAGGCTTCTTTTTTTCCGCAAAGATCCATTGTGTACTTGTACGCTTCATCCAGAGAAGAAATCTCTGTTACTACAGCGGATACAAGCTCAGCTTTATCGGTAAAAAGCTTTACACTTTCAGCTTTAGCTGTCATTTTTCCCCCAAATACGATGGACGATGTTATTAAAACACTGTCCGTTAATATTTCCGTAAATTCCGCCGTATCCCTTCCACAAGACTGGCGGCACAGCCCCTTCCTTCAAGGCTGTTACGGACCGTTTCCTTCAGGCAGTCCTTCTAGTAAGGAGGCCTGTCCATTCTTCTACCGGGGTGAAGTCTTCCACACTTCACCCCGGTTTTTTTTCAATATATACTCTTACAGTCCGAGAACTGCTACAGTATCGTTAGCAATTTCGAGTTCTTCGTTAGTGGCGATAATCGCTACCTTAACGGCACCGTCATCATCACTGATGAAAGAGGGAGTTCTATCCCAGTTCTCGTTTTTATCTTTGTTGATGGTGATGCCAAAGTTTTCGAGGCCAGAGAGGCAATTTGCACGGTAAATTTCGTCGTTTTCACCGATACCTGCGGTGAATACGATTGCATCTACACGGCCGAGTTCAAATGCGTAAGCACCGATGAACTGACGTACGCGGTGGCAAGCCATTTCCAGAGCGAGTTCTGCTTTTTCATCACCTTTTTCAATGCGGGCATGAATATCACGCAGATCGTTGGAACCGCAGATACCCTTCAGGCCGCTCTCATTGGTGAGAGTAGAAACTACTTCAGCAGCACTCTGGCCGGTTCTTTCAGCAATGAAACCCACGATTGCAGGATCAACATCACCGCAACGGGTACCCATGATGATACCGCCGAGAGGAGTCAGGCCCATGGAAGTGTCGTAGCATTTGCCGTTCTTAACTGCGGAAATGGAAGCTCCGTTTCCGAGGTGAACAGTAATGATGTTGGACTCTTCAAGAGGCTTGCCCAGAAGCTTTGCGGTTTCGCGGGCAACAAACTTGTGGGAAGTGCCGTGCATACCGTATTTTCTAAGGCCCCATTTTTCATAGTACTCGTAAGGAACGCCGTACATGTAAGCCTTGGGCTCCATGGTCTGGTGAAAAGAGGTGTCGAAGACAACAACCTGTTTTACACCGGGGAACAGTTCCATAGCGGTTTCAATACCGATAACATGACCGGGGTTGTGCAGGGGGGCGAGAGGGATGCAATCGCGGATGCCCTGCAAAACTTTTTCGTCAACTTCAACAGGCTCGAAGAAAAGCTCACCACCGTGAACAATACGGTGACCGATAGCTGCGATTTCAGCCTTGTCTTTTACAACGCCCTTGTCTGCATCGGTAAGCAGGTTGATAACTTCAACCATACCTTCCCTATGGGTGGGGAAAGGCTGTTCGGCAGTGTACTTTTCAGAAGTCTTGTAGCTGATGCTACCCATTTCTTCGCCGATACGTTCTACGATACCGGAAGCGAGATCGTCACCGGAAGACATGTCTAAGAGCTGGTATTTGATAGAAGAGCTACCAGCGTTGATAACTAAGATTTTCATTTTAAATAAGTCCTTTTTCGGCTGCTGCCTGAATTGCTGTGATTGCGACGGTGTTAACAATATCCGGAACAGTGCAGCCTCTGGAAAGGTCGTTCACAGGCTTGTTGAGTCCCTGAAGTACAGGGCCGATTGCGACTGACTGTTCGGCGGAGCGTTGTACAGCTTTATAGGTATTATTGCCAGTGTTAAGATCGGGGAAAATAAATACGGTTGCCTGACCGGCCACTTCACTGTCGGGAAGTTTAGTTTTCGCGACAGAAGGATCGATGGCGGCATCATACTGAATAGGCCCTTCGAGCTTCAATTCAGGATTGCGTTCCTTGGCAATTTTGACCGCTTCCTTGACTTTCTCAACATCAGCACCCTTACCGGACTGACCGGTGGAGTAAGACATGAGGGCCACGCGAGGCTCAACACCGAAGATCTTAGCAGTTTCGGCAGAGTTCAGTGCGATCTCGGCCAACTGTTCCGCATTGGGATTCGGGTTAACTGCGCAATCGCCGAAAACAAGAACCCTATCTTTCAGGCACATCAGGAAGACACTGGATACAATGGACGCACCGGGCTTGGTCTTAATGAACTCAAAAGCGGGACGGATGGTCTGTGCGGTTGTGGTAACAGAACCTGAAACCATACCGTCTGCGTCGCCCTTCTGAACCATCATGGATGCAAAGTAAGTGGGGTCCAGCATGCGGTCACGGGCGTCAGACATACGGATGCCCTTGTGCTCGCGAAGCTTGTAGTAGGTTTCGCAATAATCATCGAACTGAGGCGCGGACTCGGGGTCGAGGATACGCACATCGTTCATTTCAAGGCCGAGCTGGGAAATCTTTCCAGCGATTTCATCAGCCTTACCGAGCAGGACGATATCGGCAACACCACGACGGGTAAGCATATCAGCTGCACGCAGAACCCTTTCGCCAGTTCCTTCAGGAAGGACGATAGTCTGCTTGTTGGCTTTGGCTTTCTGAACCAGCTTGTACTCGAACATCTTGGGAGTAACTTTGCTGGACTTGCTGGTGATCAAACGGTGTCTCAGCTCATCTGTCTTCACGCTGGCTTCAAAAGTACCCAGAGCGGAGGCTGTCTTGCGCTGATCGTCAGGATCAATTCTTCCGTACAATTCACTCAGCAGCTGAGTGGTACGGTAGGTATTGGTAGAGACGGAAAGGATGGGAGTGGGAACACCGGTCCAACCTTCGATCAAACGGTGTACACTTGCACTGGGCTGAAGTCCGCCGGTAAGCAGGATACCGGAGATATCCGGGAAAGAGCTTGAAAGACGGGAGGCCAGTGAGCTCAAAATAATATCAGAGCGGTCACCGGGAGTGATGATCAGACTGCCGTCTTCAATGTACTCAAGGAAGTTGCCGATACGCATAGCAGCGATGACGTAGTCATCAACAAGAGTATCAAGCCTTCCATGACCGTAAAGAACAGCACCGTCCAACCATTTGCGGACGTCGTTCATGCTGGGGTTACCCAGACTTTCGTTTTCATCAATACCGTAAACGAGGAGTTCCTGCGAACATCTGGTCTTGCATTTGATGCTGGACAGAATCTCATTTTTCTCATCATCAGTTGCGGTGAGCCTGTTGATGATTGCGGCGACGGTGTCTACGCCTTTGTCTTCGAGAGCATCGATAACGAGCTGAGTAGAAGCGATAATGTCGTCAGCGGTCTTCCCTCTTCCATTTGCAACAAGAAGAACGGGGCAGCTGAGGTTGGCGGCGATTTCCGCATTGATGTCGAACTCGAAGTTCTGGTCTTTACCCTGAAAGTCGGTTCCTTCACAAAGCACGAAGTCATACTTCTCTTCAAGCTGGCTGTACTTGTTGAGAATATTCTCCAGCAGCAAAGAGTGTTTGCCGCTGTTGATGAGTTCCCTTGCTTCCTTCAAGGTGTAGGCATAAGTATCCTCATAACTGATATCCAGTTTGAAATGTTCCATGATCAGATTGATATCGTGATCACGGGCACCGGTCTGGTTATCATTAATGATGGGTCGGAAGATGGCTACGTGCTGCAGGTCTCTTAGCAACAGTTGCATCACGCCCAGAGCAATGGCAGATTTACCGCTCTTCTCTTCGGTGGCAGTGATGTAAAGGTTTTTAGACACTGGGATTATCTCCTGTGTAGAGCGTGAACGGCTGGAACCTTCAGAGCCGCATTTGAAGAGTTCACGCATTTTCATTAAGTTTTTATTGGGCCGGACGTTACTAAACTGTCCTACTAACCCGAAAATTCATCCAACCAATCCCTATTTGAACTGTTTTTGTTGAAGTAGTCCAGAATGAAATCATTCTGGACTACTTTCGTATACTACTTCAGGGAATCGGCGTAGATTTCAAGGACGTGTTTTACCTCTACTCCACCACCGGTCTGGGACAGCATATCGCCGAGCTGCATCATGCATGCAGGGCAACCTGTTGCCGCAACCTGTGCACCGGCGTCGCGGACGTTACCCGCCTTACGCTCACCGATACTCTTGGAGAGGTCGTAGTGGTAAAGGTTGAAGGAACCGCCGCAGCCACAGCAACGGTTAGCTTCGTTCATTTCCTTGAACTCGTAACTTTCGTTACTCTTCAGCAAGGCACGGGGCTGTGCGGTAACACCAAGAGATTTAGAAAGGTGACAGGGGTCGTGGTAGGTAACGACTTTTCCGCCCTTCTTGGGTTCCGCAGGAGCCTTAACGCCCACGATATCAACGAGGAATGCGTTAATGTCCATGGTCTTAGCTGCGAGATCCTTAACTTTTTCTACGAAAACAGGATCTTCGTTATCAATCATCTTAGGCCATGTTTCATGAAGTGTGGCTGTGCAGGTAGCACAGGGAGTCACCAGATAATCAAAAGTTCCGTCTTCGAAAGCTTTGATATTCTGTTTCATGAGGGTAACCATGGTATCAGCATCACCGGAAGCCAGTGTGGGGATACCGCAGCAGGCCTGCCCCTTGGGCAAGAAGATTCCAACACCGTGGTGTTCCAGAATCTTGATTGCTGCATGACCAACATTGGGGAACATTTTGTCCACAACACAGCCGGGGTAGAAAGCTACCTTGAGGCCGCTCTTACCGCGGGGGCTATCCAGTTCAGGATAATCCTTACGGAAAGGCTTTTTGGCCAGAGGCATGAAGTGACGTTCACCAAGGAGCGGATTCAGCATGGCACAGCTTGCTGCACCGGAGGCTTTGTCGGCAATCTTTGCAAACGGGCCCTGAAACTTCGCGCTCATCTCGGTCAGAGTGTTAAAAAGCTTGGGACGAGTAAGCAGTCCCTTGAAGATCATCTTCTTGGCCGGAGAAAGTCCCTTGTAGGAGGTAACAATAACACGGGCCTTCATGAAGATGTCCATGATCTTAACGCCGGACGGACAGCTGGCTGCACAGGAACCGCAAAGCAGACACCTGTTCAGCTTTTCGTTAACCTGATCAGCGTCTTTGACCATTTCATGGGCAAGTTTCTCCAGAAGAGCGATCTTGCCGCGGGTCACGTCAGCTTCCTGCATGGTTTCGGCGAATACAGGACATACAGCCTGACACATACCGCACTTCATGCAGGCGACCATCTGGTCATCCAGCTCCATGAGATTTTGAGCTAATTGCTTAAGATCTTCCATCCTAGACGTCTCCGATGATCTTGGTGGGATTCAGGATGCCTTTCGGATCAATAGCCCGCTTCATTTTCAGGGAGTACTCAAGGGTAGCCTTGGAAGTTTCTTTTTCCATCCACTTGGATTTTGCCATACCGATGCCGTGTTCGCCGGACAGGGTTCCTTTAAGGGAAAGGGCAACGTCAAAGATTTCATTAACCGCTTCTTCAACACGGTGGAACTCTTCCTTGTTTCTGTTGTCACACAGGATGGTGGGGTGAAGGTTACCATCACCGGCATGACCGAAGGTTCCGATGTCGATTTTGTATTTCTGAGCAATCTTTTCCAGGCCTTCCATCATTGCAGGAATCTGGGAACGAGGCACAGTGGCGTCTTCAAGAACGGTAGTCGGTTTCGCGCGAGCAAGAGCAGGCAGAGCGTTACGACGTGCGGTCCAGAGAGCTTCACGCTCTTCAGCGGTTTCTGCCATCTTAACTTCGTTGGCACCGCATTTCTTACAAATATTAACAACCTTTTCAGCATCTTCGATAACTTCAGCCTGATGGCCGTCAACTTCGATAAGCAGAATTGCGCCAGCATCAGTGGGCAGTCCGGCCTTGGTGAAGTCTTCCACGTAACGGATGGTGGAATTATCAAGGAATTCGAGAGTACAAGGCACAATGTGGTTCGCGATGATGGAAGCAACGGTTTCGGATGCTTTGTGAACATCGGGGAACACAGCCATCATAGCTTTGGATGCTTTCGGCGGCGGAACGAGCTTGAGGATGATGTTGGAGAACACACCCAGAGTACCTTCGGAAGCAACCATAAGACCGGCAAGGTTGTAGCCGGTTACACATTTAACGGTGCGGGAACCGGATTTGATCAGGTCACCGTTTACATCATAGAAATCCATGCCCATGACGTAATCTTTGGTAACACCGTATTTAAGTCCGCGGAGTCCGCCTGCGTTCTCAGCAACGTTACCACCGATGGTGGAAACTGCCTGGGAACCCGGATCCGGGGGATAGAAAAGTCCTTTAGCGGCAACCTGAGCTGCGAACTGCGCGGTTACAACACCGGGTTCTACTACTGCGTAGAGATCCTGCTCATTGATTTCGAGGATTTTATTGAGACCGTTGGTCAGAACAACAACTCCGCCGGGGTGGGGAATGGTACCGCCGGAAAGGTTTGTTCCTGCGCCGCGAACGGTCATGGGCAGGCCATGTTCATTACAGAGTGCGGTAACGGGGCCGATCTGCTCGGTAGTAGTAGGCTTGATTACGAGTGAGGGCACCTGGGGATCGAGTACCGCGGAATCGTAAGAATATGCA
The window above is part of the Marinifilum sp. JC120 genome. Proteins encoded here:
- a CDS encoding 4Fe-4S dicluster domain-containing protein, giving the protein MQDAKNLKEYRKEIRESLDNDFLRTAMDNFAVAYRGSRANAFKDMDEKALIREIADAKDAAASRLDELFAQFKEEAEKRGAVVHLAKDAKEANEIIGRIAMDENCKTIVKSKSMTAEETLLNHHLEDDLNLKVVETDLGEWIIQMRKEGPSHMVMPAIHLSRHQVSDLFSDVTGQKQGDDVQALVKVARRELRQEFVDADMGISGGNFAIAETGSIGLVTNEGNARLVTTLPRVHVALMGLDKLTPKLHDALRVLKALPRNATGQAITSYVTWITGSNECAAAEDDRKKVHFVFLDNGRRALAKDPVFSQVHRCVRCGACANVCPVYRMVGGHKMGHIYIGAIGLILTYFYHGTEKAKNLVQNCINCGACKEICAGGIDLPGLIKDIQARILEEEGHPMYSSFLAKMMKNRKLFHKFLRIAKTAQKPMKGKDGFMRHLPMIFMPDHDFRALPTVAEVPFRDMWAKVQPAKVAAPKHKVALFSGCVQDFVYPEQSVATVESMRNKDVNLEFPMDQSCCGLPLQMMGEVTAARDVAIQNMEAFEDTDCDYILTMCASCASHLKHNYMKMLGKDPQYATRVQEFADKVIDYSSFMNDVLGVEKEDFLDSAGDAVTYHAPCHLCRGLDVKAAPRELMAKAGLDYKESAEEEVCCGFGGTYSVKFPKISEQLLAKKVNNAKESGAKVLLTDCPGCVMQIRGGAKKQGADLEVKHIAEYMAERRK
- a CDS encoding lactate utilization protein; translation: MTAKAESVKLFTDKAELVSAVVTEISSLDEAYKYTMDLCGKKEACKMLISGCEQNLSNTAEQLCATKTGKTIVAPALAKKEAAALEKQCEENGFTLIKDSVRNHLGGIDIAFTRVDHGIAETGTVVLNCPNEELRLATMISEVHVAVLPKSKLVDNSYDLESWMEGNMMKGDYTAFITGASRTADIERVLAIGVHGPLELHILLLEG
- a CDS encoding acetate kinase — its product is MKILVINAGSSSIKYQLLDMSSGDDLASGIVERIGEEMGSISYKTSEKYTAEQPFPTHREGMVEVINLLTDADKGVVKDKAEIAAIGHRIVHGGELFFEPVEVDEKVLQGIRDCIPLAPLHNPGHVIGIETAMELFPGVKQVVVFDTSFHQTMEPKAYMYGVPYEYYEKWGLRKYGMHGTSHKFVARETAKLLGKPLEESNIITVHLGNGASISAVKNGKCYDTSMGLTPLGGIIMGTRCGDVDPAIVGFIAERTGQSAAEVVSTLTNESGLKGICGSNDLRDIHARIEKGDEKAELALEMACHRVRQFIGAYAFELGRVDAIVFTAGIGENDEIYRANCLSGLENFGITINKDKNENWDRTPSFISDDDGAVKVAIIATNEELEIANDTVAVLGL
- a CDS encoding phosphate acetyltransferase — protein: MSKNLYITATEEKSGKSAIALGVMQLLLRDLQHVAIFRPIINDNQTGARDHDINLIMEHFKLDISYEDTYAYTLKEARELINSGKHSLLLENILNKYSQLEEKYDFVLCEGTDFQGKDQNFEFDINAEIAANLSCPVLLVANGRGKTADDIIASTQLVIDALEDKGVDTVAAIINRLTATDDEKNEILSSIKCKTRCSQELLVYGIDENESLGNPSMNDVRKWLDGAVLYGHGRLDTLVDDYVIAAMRIGNFLEYIEDGSLIITPGDRSDIILSSLASRLSSSFPDISGILLTGGLQPSASVHRLIEGWTGVPTPILSVSTNTYRTTQLLSELYGRIDPDDQRKTASALGTFEASVKTDELRHRLITSKSSKVTPKMFEYKLVQKAKANKQTIVLPEGTGERVLRAADMLTRRGVADIVLLGKADEIAGKISQLGLEMNDVRILDPESAPQFDDYCETYYKLREHKGIRMSDARDRMLDPTYFASMMVQKGDADGMVSGSVTTTAQTIRPAFEFIKTKPGASIVSSVFLMCLKDRVLVFGDCAVNPNPNAEQLAEIALNSAETAKIFGVEPRVALMSYSTGQSGKGADVEKVKEAVKIAKERNPELKLEGPIQYDAAIDPSVAKTKLPDSEVAGQATVFIFPDLNTGNNTYKAVQRSAEQSVAIGPVLQGLNKPVNDLSRGCTVPDIVNTVAITAIQAAAEKGLI
- a CDS encoding (Fe-S)-binding protein; the protein is MEDLKQLAQNLMELDDQMVACMKCGMCQAVCPVFAETMQEADVTRGKIALLEKLAHEMVKDADQVNEKLNRCLLCGSCAASCPSGVKIMDIFMKARVIVTSYKGLSPAKKMIFKGLLTRPKLFNTLTEMSAKFQGPFAKIADKASGAASCAMLNPLLGERHFMPLAKKPFRKDYPELDSPRGKSGLKVAFYPGCVVDKMFPNVGHAAIKILEHHGVGIFLPKGQACCGIPTLASGDADTMVTLMKQNIKAFEDGTFDYLVTPCATCTATLHETWPKMIDNEDPVFVEKVKDLAAKTMDINAFLVDIVGVKAPAEPKKGGKVVTYHDPCHLSKSLGVTAQPRALLKSNESYEFKEMNEANRCCGCGGSFNLYHYDLSKSIGERKAGNVRDAGAQVAATGCPACMMQLGDMLSQTGGGVEVKHVLEIYADSLK
- a CDS encoding FAD-binding protein; the encoded protein is MSNAKLAKDFEKIVGAGNVMHEEADLHAYSYDSAVLDPQVPSLVIKPTTTEQIGPVTALCNEHGLPMTVRGAGTNLSGGTIPHPGGVVVLTNGLNKILEINEQDLYAVVEPGVVTAQFAAQVAAKGLFYPPDPGSQAVSTIGGNVAENAGGLRGLKYGVTKDYVMGMDFYDVNGDLIKSGSRTVKCVTGYNLAGLMVASEGTLGVFSNIILKLVPPPKASKAMMAVFPDVHKASETVASIIANHIVPCTLEFLDNSTIRYVEDFTKAGLPTDAGAILLIEVDGHQAEVIEDAEKVVNICKKCGANEVKMAETAEEREALWTARRNALPALARAKPTTVLEDATVPRSQIPAMMEGLEKIAQKYKIDIGTFGHAGDGNLHPTILCDNRNKEEFHRVEEAVNEIFDVALSLKGTLSGEHGIGMAKSKWMEKETSKATLEYSLKMKRAIDPKGILNPTKIIGDV